A region from the Sorex araneus isolate mSorAra2 chromosome 6, mSorAra2.pri, whole genome shotgun sequence genome encodes:
- the ARHGEF37 gene encoding rho guanine nucleotide exchange factor 37, translating to MTEEGAQTPSSRPGSPDREGQVSEEKWMLHQRLAVRELIDTEVSYVRMLQLCASGIRGRLQQLPQRDLDVLFSNIDEIIKVNSRLLHRLQEESTASEEERVHLIGNLFLEFQEDLERVYKVYCANYDQALLLVESYRKDPELHQEIQDAIEAAVPHAGPSGLSFLLVIPLQRITKYPLLLQKILESTLPEASAHPVLQRAASAFQDLNTNINEYKRRKEVASKYAKTESLTLRERLARINTHTLSKKTTRLSQLLKQEAGLVSRTEDKEFDELEEKFQWVSLCVNELKGNVAAYLDNLEAFLRFQPRDYALDVASGPVVEYCCLARDLQLQAFPEFKRRLEGLVWRPLCSLAKALTGPQNLIRKRLDKLLDFERVEEKLLEVGSVTYEEDAARHTYQALHALLVAELPQFNQLALQWLGHILRAFVTLQGDLVKQVLQKAEGSAAQLPHRLVSDLDFRQLLEDALGQAGNQLRSFQENFEKVQPPATIQPLPPGTERLMQALLSRYGPGKLYQLTGNVSGTGAMDLTLLQGQVVALLQNRDTKGNSSRWLVDTGGHRGYVPAGKLEPYQTVPSEEKRGGLPDDTRCLTPEPAPAPMPAVPVTSGPIPTVPTMTQVVAAYPFVARSSHEVSLQAGQLVTVVEAQDRKGNPEWSLVEVDGRRGYVPSSFLARDLSPAPWGWNLPS from the exons ATGACTGAGGAGGGGGCGCAGACGCCCTCCTCCAGGCCGGGGAGCCCGGACAGGGAAGGTCAGGTCTCGGAGGAGAAGTGGATGCTGCACCAGCGGCTGGCGGTCCGCGAGCTCATCGACACGGAGGTCTCCTACGTGCGCATGCTCCAGCTGTGCGCCTCCGGCATCCGGGGCCGCCTGCAGCAG CTGCCGCAGCGTGATCTGGATGTCCTGTTCTCCAACATAGATGAGATCATCAAGGTGAATAGCAGGCTTCTCCATCGTCTGCAGGAGGAGAGCACAGCCAGTGAAGAGGAGCGAGTGCATTTAATTG GTAACTTATTCCTGGAGTTCCAAGAGGATCTGGAGCGAGTCTATAAGGTTTACTGTGCCAACTATGACCAGGCTTTGCTGCTGGTGGAGTCTTACCGGAAGGATCCGGAGCTGCATCAGGAGATCCAGGATGCCATTGAGGCTGCTGT GCCACACGCTGGACCCTCGGGCCTCAGCTTCTTACTGGTAATCCCTCTGCAGAGGATTACCAAGTACCCACTGCTGCTGCAGAAAATCCTGGAGAGCACCCTCCCCGAGGCCAGTGCCCACCCTGTCCTGCAGAGGGCTGCTTCTGCCTTCCAGGACCTGAACACCAACATCAATGAGTACAAGAGGCGCAAGGAAGTGG CCTCCAAGTACGCCAAGACCGAGTCGCTGACGCTGAGGGAGCGGCTGGCCCGCATCAACACGCACACCCTGTCCAAGAAAACCACTCGGCTGAGCCAGCTGCTGAAGCAGGAGGCGGGGCTGGTGTCCAGG ACCGAAGACAAGGAGTTTGATGAGTTGGAAGAGAAGTTCCAGTGGGTGTCGCTGTGTGTAAACGAGCTGAAGGGCAACGTGGCTGCTTACCTGGATAACCTGGAG GCGTTCCTCCGCTTCCAGCCGCGGGACTACGCCCTGGACGTGGCCAGCGGCCCTGTGGTGGAGTATTGCTGCCTGGCCAGAGACCTCCAGCTGCAGGCCTTTCCCGAGTTT AAACGGCGGCTGGAAGGCCTGGTGTGGAGGCCTCTGTGCAGCCTGGCCAAAGCTCTGACCGGCCCTCAGAACTTGATCAGGAAGCGTCTGGACAAACTGCTGGACTTCGAGCGGGTGGAAGAGAAGCTGTTGGAAGTGGGGAGCGTGACCTACGAGGAGGACGCGGCCCGGCACACATACCAGGCGCTCCACGCCCTGCTGGTGGCCGAGCTCCCCCAGTTTAACCAGCTGGCCCTGCAGTGGCTGGGCCACATCCTGCGGGCCTTTGTGACTCTCCAGGGGGACCTTGTGAAGCAGGTGCTGCAGAAGGCAGAAGGCAGCGCGGCCCAG CTGCCGCACCGCCTTGTCTCTGACCTGGACTTCAGGCAGCTGCTGGAGGATGCCCTAGGCCAGGCAGGAAACCAGCTTCGCTCCTTCCAAGAGAACTTTGAGAAAGTGCAGCCACCCGCCACCATACAG CCTCTCCCGCCGGGCACCGAGCGCCTGATGCAGGCTCTTCTGAGCAGGTACGGCCCCGGGAAGCTGTACCAGCTGACAGGCAACGTCAGCGGGACGGGCGCGATGGACCTGACGCTGCTGCAGGGGCAAGTCGTGGCCCTCCTTCAAAACAGGGATACCAAAGGCAACAGCAGCCGCTGGCTGGTGGACACCGGGG GCCATCGAGGCTATGTGCCTGCTGGGAAGCTGGAGCCATACCAGACAGTCCCGAgcgaggagaagagaggagggctTCCTGATGACACCCGATGTCTCACACCAGAGCCTGCCCCAGCTCCCATGCCTGCTGTCCCCGTCACCTCTGGGCccatccccactgtccccacCATGACCCAG GTGGTGGCGGCGTACCCCTTTGTGGCCAGAAGCAGCCATGAAGTGAGTCTGCAGGCCGGCCAGCTGGTGACCGTCGTGGAGGCCCAGGACAGGAAGGGGAACCCCGAGTGGAGCCTGGTGGAAGTGGACGGGCGGCGGGGCTACGTGCCCTCCAGCTTCCTGGCCCGGGACCTGAGCCCGGCACCCTGGGGCTGGAATCTCCCCTCCTAG